The following DNA comes from Hahella chejuensis KCTC 2396.
TTACTTCTCCCTGTTTCTGGTGTGTCGCCGCAAGGGGGCGCCATGACGGCGATTATCGTTCTGACCCCGGCGGGACTCGCCCTGGCGGAGCGATTGCAGGTCTTGTCGCCCACGCCAATGGCGCTGCATTACCAGCCCAAGCCCTTTCAGGAAACCGCGCAGAGCCTGTTCCAACAGGGCGAGCCGCTGATTTTTATCTGCGCCGCCGGCATTGTGGTGCGCACGCTCGCGCCGGTATTGCAGGACAAGTATCAGGACCCGCCGGTGCTGGTGCTGGATGAAGGTGGACGCTACGTCATTCCATTGCTTTCCGGCCATGAAGGCGGAGCCAACGAATGGGGACGCCAGATCGCGGAACGCCTCAACGCCCAACTGGTCCTGACCACTGCGCAGCCCTATCTGGAACCGGTGTACGCGCTCGGCATGGGGTGTGAGCGGCATTGTCCGCTGGAGACGCTGGAAGAACTGGCGGATCAATGTCTCGCCCAGATGGGACTGATCTCATCGCAGATTCAAACCCTCGCCTCCATCGATATCAAAGCGGATGAAGCGGGCTTAATCGAACTCGCCCGCCGTCGCGGCTGGATGTATCAGACCTGGAGTCCCACGCACTTGTCCGCGTTCGAGGGACAATTGACGCAGAAGTCCGACATCGTATTCAGGGAAACCGGCGTTTATGGCGTGGCGGAAGCCGCCGCCCTGGCCTCCGCCGCCCAGTTAAGCGGCGCGCCCGCCGAGCTGGCTTTGCCCAAACACAAGAACCGACGCGCCACCTGCGCCGTCGCCCGCAGCTATTTATCGCGCAAGACAGAAACATGAAACGACTTTACGTACTGGGCTCCGGTCCGGGTTCGGAATTGATGATCACCCCCCAGGTGGAGCAGGCCATCGC
Coding sequences within:
- a CDS encoding cobalamin biosynthesis protein — its product is MTAIIVLTPAGLALAERLQVLSPTPMALHYQPKPFQETAQSLFQQGEPLIFICAAGIVVRTLAPVLQDKYQDPPVLVLDEGGRYVIPLLSGHEGGANEWGRQIAERLNAQLVLTTAQPYLEPVYALGMGCERHCPLETLEELADQCLAQMGLISSQIQTLASIDIKADEAGLIELARRRGWMYQTWSPTHLSAFEGQLTQKSDIVFRETGVYGVAEAAALASAAQLSGAPAELALPKHKNRRATCAVARSYLSRKTET